The Rosa rugosa chromosome 3, drRosRugo1.1, whole genome shotgun sequence sequence AAGTTTGTTTATTCAATATTCAccatctttgtttttcttagtATCTAATTTCACTTTTCTTAACAAATAAGTCATGCAGTTGAATAAATCTCGTCGAATTGGTAGGACTTGGTAATCCGATATCATAATCTCTTATTTCACATAAGTAGAAGACAAGATTCCTCTATAGTCTATAGGTAGATACAAAAGCGGTAGATGGGTGTACAAATTGGGTGACCTACTGATGGATTTAGTAATAATGTTTCACTCGTCAAATTTATTTATAAAATTATGTGATGTTGTTTTTTTCCATCACATTGGCTAGTTTGTGACGTTAACTTATATTTAAAAAAGTTTATAATAATTTGCTAAGTCTTGCAACTTTTGATGAGCGATGAAATCATAAAACACATGCGAAATTTCGTCAAGGAATGGCACTGTCACCAGTGAGAAGTTAGCTAGAAAGAGCGAAAGACCTAGTACAGCTCTCCAATTGAGACCAAATCTGGTCAAAGAAACCTTTGGTTCATACGTGTGGCTTCCACTTCAAGCAAGCAACTCCattttataatttatatattttcgTCTCcttcttgtaatcttgttaaaGTTTTATACAAAATTGCAAATACGTAGTCAAATTAATCGTATTATAACTTACAAGTTTACTACTGGCATGGCTTGGACTTGGGAGTGATCGAGACCGTGAAAGCATCGTGGATGTTGGGTCAAGTCATTAGCTCATTTTAATGTGATCTTATTTTCGTCTGTAACATAAATGGCGCCAAATACAAGAAGAACCGTACACACCTGCATCTTATATAAACCCTACTCAACTTCCATTACTGTCCATCACCACAAGTCCTTCACTTCCCAAGACACTAAGTCACAGAGTCACATAGACCCACAAAACTAGATTCCCATTCTTGGATCACCAAAGTTGTTGAAGATGGTTTCGTACGAGTATGTTTTGGCTGGGGTGTTGGTTTCTTTGCTGGGTTCTATTTTCTTCATGATCATCAGCTCTACTTTGGGGGGAAAGAAACAATTCAAGGCTTCAGGTGCAGTGAAGAGTAATGGGTTCGGAAACGGTGAGTTTCTGCTGGAaatggaggaagagaaaagTACCGATGTCGTCGTTGTCGGCGCCGGAGTTGCTGGTGCAGCTCTTGCTTATACTCTTGCCAAGGTCAGATTATGATTTCTTTCTTAGTATTTGATGTGATTCTGTTCTGTTTATTTGAAGTTCCATTCTTTACAATCAGCAGCAAGACAAAACCAAAGAATGTTACATATAAGAAAACTTCAAGAGGAGAGTAGTCATAGTCATTACCTAAAGTTTAGTACATTCAGGTTTAGGAAGTCTTGCTCTAGTGCCTTCTAATTTGGGCTTCTAAGTTAAGCATCTGTTTGCTTCTTGTTACAGGAAGGACGACGTGTACATGTAATTGAAAGAGACTTGAGTGAGCCAGACAGAATTGTTGGGGAGCTGTTGCAGCCTGGGGGATATCTCAAATTGATTGAGTTGGGTCTTGAAGGTAAGCAATCACCTAATCTAGAATTGTGTCAATTGTAAAGTTGTTTACTTTAACTTCATACTTCTGCTGAAGTTGAATGATTATTACTAAACTGGCACCTAAATTTTGATGAACATTGAACAATATCTATTCGTGACCACAGATTGTGCAAATGAGTTGATTGATGCCCAGAAAGTGTTTGGTTATGCTCTTTACAAAGATGGGAAGGATACAACACTGTCTTATCCCTTGGAGAAATACAGTTCAGATGTGGCTGGCAGGAGTTTCCACAATGGGCGTTTCATTCAAAGAATGCGTGAAAAAGCTACAACTCTTTCAAAGTAATGCACATTTCCCATCATGTATATTACAATATTTCTATTCTACTGATTCTTTATGTGATTACTGAGGTGGAATCTGTTgcaagtttcaatcttttactcatGTCCCATGGAATTCCATTGCAGTGTGAAAATGGAACAAGGATCAGTGACAACACTAATAGAGGAAAAGGGCATTGTCAAAGGGGTGATTTACAAGAACAAGGTTGGAGAGGAGATGAGAACATATGCTCCACTAACAATCGTGTGCGACGGCTGCTTTTCAAATTTGCGCAAATCTCTTAGTGCTCCAAAGGTAACAATGGGGCACCTCATGTTATTACTGACAGGAAATTTTTGTTGGCAGGGGTGTTTGTCCTTTCATGAGACCAACAtagttatttttttattaatgcaGGTTGAAAGTCCCTCTTGTTTTGTTGGTTTGATCTTGGAGGACTGTGAGCTTCCACAAGCAAATCATGGACATGTCATTTTGGGAGACCCTTCACCAATCCTGTTTTATCCCATCAGTTCCACCGAGGTTCGCTGTTTGGTAGATGTGCCTGGAACAAAAGTACCTTCAGTAGCTAGTGGTGAAATGGCCAACTATTTGAAAACTGTGGTAGCTCCTCAGGTATCTTTTAAGAACTTGCTTGACTTGATTTGTTTAAACTTGCTAGTTGATACACACACCTCCACATGAACTGAACTAATCTGAGGACAACTTTGTATTTCAGGTTCCCTCACAGCTGTACAATGCTTTTATGGTTGCAGTGGAGAAAGGAAACATTAGATCCATGCAAAATAAAAGCATGGCTGCTAATCCTGTTGCCACTCCTGGTGCAATTTTGTTGGGGGATTCATTCAACATGAGGCATCCTTTAACAGGAGGAGGAATGACCGTGGCTCTTTCAGACATTGTTCTTCTCCGGGATCTTCTTAGACCTCTACGTAATCTCAATGATGCACCTTCTTTGAGCAATTACCTTGAATCATTTTACACACTGCGTAAGGTAAATCCACATTCGGATAACTCATAGCTgaaacttcttttttttatgcCATTTTATGTTCCAATGTGGCATTGTTTGGGGTTTCTTCTTTGCTGACAGTGCTTTTGTTATCATTACAGCCTGTGTCATCTACCATAAACACATTGGCAGGTGCATTGTACAAGGTGTTTTGTGCATCTCCTGATCCAGCAAGACAGGAAATGCGTGAAGCCTGTTTTGCCTATTTGAGCCTTGGAGGCATCTGCTCATATGGACCAGTATCTCTTCTCTCTGGTCTTAACCCTCGTCCATTACACttgtttctccatttctttgcaGTTGCCATCTATGGTGTCGGCCGCTTAATGCTTCCGTTCCCTTCACCTAAACGCATGTGGCTTGGTTTTCGATTGATCTTGGTATGGCAACGAAATTATTTCCACTTCTTTCTTGTGAACATGTTTGCCAATTATGTATAAATTTCCATGCATTTACACATAACTGGCTGCTTATATACCTCTCTCTGGTGTTCTATTTTCAGAGTGCATCAGGCATCATATTGCCGATTATAAAGGGTGAAGGAGTTAGACAGATGTTCTTTCCTGCCACAATACCAGCATATTACAGATATCCTCCTGTTCATTGAAGAAATGGAACTAGTATATATCTAGAGAAATTAATAGTTAgctatatttttttattttattgatttGATAAACCAATTTGTATCAAATATCGATCAAATCAGCAGCAGTAGTTCCACCCAGAAAGTAAAGATCAAGATGGGTGGTTAATGCTAATAGATAGCAAATTATGCTCTTAGATCTTTGAGGAATTCTTGTTCTGTGATAGGAACAAGCAAGTCTCACATGATATTAAATTTTTACAAAACTATATCAGTTGGTAAATTATGCGCAAAATTTTTCGTTATCAACTTATATTGACTATTTGATGCACCATTTTGCTATCAGAGTCCATATGCCTCCAAAAAGAACTCTGTTGCAGTGGCTATGATAACAAAACTTCCTTTCTCAAGCCAACTAATTAAGATCTCTGCAGTGTCTTCACCAAGGTCAAAAAtgagattcttcttcttctgactcACTTCGATCTCAATGCCATGAGCAAACTCTGGCAGCTGATTCATTACCAAAATTAGCAGAATACTAACAAGGTGCTGGATAGATTATGTGTATGACAGAGTGACTCAGAACAGATATATCATACATGGCAATATGGCATCATGTTTAAATGTGTTTTGTATAATATGATAATAATATGATcagcttttttttcttttttctttgaacgTGTATGATATGATCATCAAAAAGGCAAAAGAATATTATAGCTCGCAGAAGACTGGGGCTAGCTGAACAAACCAAAGCTCTATGTAGCAAGGATGTTATTTGACATGTACTTATACAAAGGCATATGCCAAGAGCCGCACAAGGTTTCTGTGTAGAAGTTTTACAATCAGTATGACCTCATTTTTGACCTCCTAACAAAAGCTTTGTCGTGAATTCATTGACATTCCTTGACAGCTACTTCTTTCGCATCTGGTAGCACCTAGCTATGAATCATTACTTAAACCCATTTGAAACTACTctaagatatatatattattacctTGTAAACAGTAGAAAACCCACCTTGTCCAAGCTTGCATGCATCAGAAACACTATATATCCTGTTAGTATATCAACTAGATCCTCAATGTAGAATCTTATTGGGAGGAACTGTCTCGTCACTCCAATTTTTACATTCTGAGAAACCATTTGTGAATTTTCAGGAACTATACTCTTAAGAgacatttattttttcttttattgtatTCATTACATAGCTTAGAACATACTCCAAACTCTCTACATATGTTTGAAGATCTTCTTTTTATTTGCCATCTCCAAAACTAAAATACCAGCACTATAGATATGTTTAACAGGAAACTACTAGCTGCTAGTTCACAAGCAATATCCGTCCTATGATCTTGTAGCATACATATATCCCAAACTGTGGTCAATTTCTACATATTAAGTACTGTCATACTGGTATTAAATGTCACATAAGCTAATTCAAATTTTCGTAGATAAAAGAATGAAAATATTGCAAAATTCTAGCCATACTTTCGTAGGCAACAAACTCATCCATTAGTCTGTTCATTTCCTTCCAAACGAAATACAGAACCCTAACTACATTCTGGTGTTAAAAATCTTGGCCTCGAACAGGACCACAGAGTTTAGATTTAAATCTCAGTTTGTTCAGGATCCAGTCTTTTCACTGATATaccttttcttttggtaaaaTGAGGGAGAAGttcaagaaaaataaatacTCTTTTGGTAATATAGCCATAATACATTATGAATATAATGAAACAAATGATGGACAAAGGCACAATGTACCCTTTAAAGTTCAGTCACTTTACATTGAACAGAATTGAAGGCAAAATTCTCAGTCTTTTAACCACAACACTATGAGTTTGACCCCATCAGTCAAGACCCTATTCATATCATAACGAGTAGAACATAGTCAAATCAGAAAATACTAACTTCAACACATAATTCAAATTTCTAGTAAACACAATCCACATAGGCGAAGAGGCCGGCATCCAAATAAACTAGGTTATTTCGAAGGATTTGAACAACCTGTGTCTCATTTGATTGTGAAATGGTCATCATAGATAGAAAAATGTATGGTTCCTGTTGAGGGGGTGTGATTATATGTGATTCCAAAGGGTTATTTGTATGTGCAAAGTGCAGTAGGATTGGAGAATTGCACCTTTTATTGTTGGTACTGACTGTAAAGAGGCTGTTCATTCAACTCTAAAGCACTTGGAAATAAAAAAGccaatgacaaaaaaaatatttggatTAATTACCCCAGCTATAGCTTTGTACAAGGTTTCATGGATCTCTAGCAGAACAACAAATCTGAAAAAGAACCAAGAACATAATTTTCATCTTGATCTTTCCTTCCTAGATGAAATTAATGCTTCTGATTTGATCGATCATACACAAATTGGTCTATCAAATCAAGAAAATATAAGAATCTGGGTACCAATTTTTCTCTAAAGACATGCTTGTTTGGATTTCTTCAATGAATAGGAGGGGATCTGTAATATGCTGGCACTGTGGCAGGAAAAAACATCTGTCTAACTCCTTCACCCTTTATTATGGGGAATATAATGTCTGATGCACTCTGCAAATAAAAAACCAGAAAGATAATTTGTAACTGAAAATTTATAACCGGCAACATGCCAACATTTTGATGAGAAAGTAGTGGGAATATTCAGTTAACTTACCAAGATCAATCTAACCCCAAGCCATGTGCGTTGAGGAGAAGGGAATGGAAGCATCAAGCGCCCAACACCATAGATAGCAACagcaaagaaatggagaaatagGTGAAGTGGACGAGGGTTAAGACCAGAGAGAAGAGATACTGGTCCATATGAACAGATGACTCCAAGGCTCAAATAGCCGAAACATGCTTCACGCATTTCCTGTCTTGCCTGATCAGGTGATGCACAAAACACCTTATATAAAGCACCTGCCAATGTGTTTATGGTGGATGACACGGGCTGCAATGCATACCAAGACAATGTCAGCAAAGCAAGAACCACAAATAATAAGTTTTCTGGTACACAAAATGGCACAAAGTTTAGTTACTAGTTATCTGAATTTAGGCTTTACCTTACGCAATGTGTAGAATGACTCAAGGTAGTTGCACAAAGCAGGTGCCTCATTCAGATCATGTAGAGGTCTAAGAAGATTGCGGAGAAGGACAATGTCTGGAAGAGCCACAGTCATTCCTCCTCCTGTTAATGGATGCCTCATGTTGAACGAATCCCCCAATAAAATTGCACCAGGAGTGGGAAGAGGATTAGCAGCCATGCTTTTGTTTTGCATTGTTCTGATATTTCCCTTGTCGATAGCAGCCATAAAAGCATTGTAGAGCTGAGGCGGAATCTGAAGTAATCGTATTAGTCCAGTTCATATGAAGTGTAAATTAATCAAAGTCAAGCAATCTAGACAGATAAATACCTGAGCAGCCACCTTGCTTTTCAAATATTTAACCATTTCACCACTAGCAACTGAAGGTACTTTTGTTCCAGGTACATCCACCAAACAACGAACCTCAGTGGAACTGAAAGGATAAAACAGGATGAGTGAAGGATCTCCCAAAATGACATGTCCATGATTTGCATGTGGAAGCTCACAGTTCTCCAAGATCAAACCAACAAAACAAGATGGACTTTCAACCTGCAACAATACCAAATAACACTGTTGGTTTTATGAAACAACAAACACTCGTGTCAACAATAACATGAGGTACCCCATTGTTACCTTTGGAGCACTGAGAGATTTGCGCAGATTTGAAAAGCAACCATCACAGACGactgttagtggagcatatGTTCTCATCTCCTCTCCAGCTTTGTTCTTGTAAATTACACCTTTGACAATGCCCTTTTCTTCGATTAGTGTTGTAACTGATCCCTGTTCCAATTTTACACTGCAAAGAAATTGGGGAACATATGTAAGAGGTTGAAACAAATTACATGAAAAGGAATCAAAGATAAGTATTCATAGAATAAGATCTTGTAATAGAGTTGATGGAAATGAGGATTACTTAGATAGAGTTGTTGCTTTTTCACGCATTCTTTGGATGAAACGTCCGTTGTGAAAACTTCTGCCAGCCACATCTGAACTGTATTTTTTCAAGGGATAAGACAGTTTTGTGTCCTTCCCATCTTTGTAAAGAGCGTAGCCAAACACTTTCTGAGCATCAATGGACTCATTTGCACAGTCTAATCATAAATAGATATTGTTCATCAGTAAATATGGAAGATCACTGAAATTAAACTAAGCCGTAACTTCAAGATGTACACGGTTCATTCTAAACTGAATAAAGTGATTGCTTACCCTCAAGACCCAACTCAATCAATTTGAGATAGCCCCCAGGCTGCAACAGCTCCCCAACAATTCTATCCATCTCACTCAAGTCTCTTTCAATGACATGTACGTGGCGTCCTTCCTGTAACAAGATGCAAATATATACACGTACTTATGTAATTGAAGCCCAAATTAAAGATGGAGCTAAAAAAGCTGGGCCACTACAGCAGTTCTGAAACCTGAACTATAATTCACCACTCTCCTCCTTAAGCTTACTCAAATGTAATATACATTGGTTCTGTCTTGCAGCTGATGGTAAAGAATGGAACTTTAACTACATTTTGGACTACGCTCATTATATTACTAGCCACAAGAGACCAAGTAACAAAGAAATAAGCAATTAACTTTCATCTATTGAAAGAAgcatcatcttttttttttttttacataaacGATGtgcataaaaataaaaaatcctaGAAGTTCTGGGTTGTTGGTGATAATGAAGTAGAAATAGAACAGAATCCCAATCAAatacaaagaaagaaaatatagtCTGACCTTGGCAAGAGTGTAAGCAAGAGCTGCACCGGCAACTCCGGCGCCTACAATGACGACGTCTGTActtttctcttcctccattTCCGGCTGAAACTCACCATTTCCAAACCCATTACTCTTGACTCCTCCACTTAAAGCCTTGACCTTTTTGTTTCCACCAAGTGTAGTACTGATGATCATGAAGAAAACAGAGCCCAGCAATGAAGCTAACAACCCACCCAGAACGTACTCGTAAGAAACCATCTTCAATAAACTGAATAGGaatcaagagtgggaatttagTTATCTTCGTCTCTGTGATTTAGCTTTTGGGATTTGTTGGGATGTGAAGGAGTTATAGTTATGGACGGTTAGGGTAGTTGAATGGGTTGGAAGCAGGTGTACGGCGTCttcaatcaaaattaaaatatgaAAGGCGCGCCGCGCGCCTGCCCAAAGGGGTTGTGTTGTGACTTGTGAACCTAACAGAAAGAGACAAAAATAGAGTTCAACTACTGCTATGCGGGATTTGGAACGTTTTTCCGATTGATATCCGAGTAAAGGTTGAATTTTGTGCAAGGAAATTAACATCCATATTTTGAAAGGGGAGAAAGTGTTGTTAATGTCAATTCAAAGGGAAGATTATGTAAAGAATTATTGATGatccaaaaattaaatttagtCAAGAactagaataaaaaatataaaaaaaacaatagtAAAACTTAAAAAGACGGTATAcattttttgaataaagattAAAGAGGTACCGAAGTTTCATTGATAGTTAAGTGGCATTGTTACAATCATATTGTAATACATCAAGTATACATTCCGGAGGTTGCTGAAACTAAGCCTCACGTTGATTTGCTTCAAAAACTATAACAGCTAGCCTGTGTGTTACTATGTTACATGTTCTTGGTGCATGTTGGATCTGTACACCTTAAATTTCTGACATAAGCACATGAATATCATCAAGAATAGCTCCAAATTCACTGAGGTACCTGATTGTTGCAAGAAATCCCTTGTACTGCTTCAAGACATT is a genomic window containing:
- the LOC133735927 gene encoding squalene monooxygenase SE1-like, which translates into the protein MVSYEYVLGGLLASLLGSVFFMIISTTLGGNKKVKALSGGVKSNGFGNGEFQPEMEEEKSTDVVIVGAGVAGAALAYTLAKEGRHVHVIERDLSEMDRIVGELLQPGGYLKLIELGLEDCANESIDAQKVFGYALYKDGKDTKLSYPLKKYSSDVAGRSFHNGRFIQRMREKATTLSNVKLEQGSVTTLIEEKGIVKGVIYKNKAGEEMRTYAPLTVVCDGCFSNLRKSLSAPKVESPSCFVGLILENCELPHANHGHVILGDPSLILFYPFSSTEVRCLVDVPGTKVPSVASGEMVKYLKSKVAAQIPPQLYNAFMAAIDKGNIRTMQNKSMAANPLPTPGAILLGDSFNMRHPLTGGGMTVALPDIVLLRNLLRPLHDLNEAPALCNYLESFYTLRKPVSSTINTLAGALYKVFCASPDQARQEMREACFGYLSLGVICSYGPVSLLSGLNPRPLHLFLHFFAVAIYGVGRLMLPFPSPQRTWLGVRLILSASDIIFPIIKGEGVRQMFFPATVPAYYRSPPIH
- the LOC133739351 gene encoding squalene monooxygenase SE1-like; the protein is MVSYEYVLAGVLVSLLGSIFFMIISSTLGGKKQFKASGAVKSNGFGNGEFLLEMEEEKSTDVVVVGAGVAGAALAYTLAKEGRRVHVIERDLSEPDRIVGELLQPGGYLKLIELGLEDCANELIDAQKVFGYALYKDGKDTTLSYPLEKYSSDVAGRSFHNGRFIQRMREKATTLSNVKMEQGSVTTLIEEKGIVKGVIYKNKVGEEMRTYAPLTIVCDGCFSNLRKSLSAPKVESPSCFVGLILEDCELPQANHGHVILGDPSPILFYPISSTEVRCLVDVPGTKVPSVASGEMANYLKTVVAPQVPSQLYNAFMVAVEKGNIRSMQNKSMAANPVATPGAILLGDSFNMRHPLTGGGMTVALSDIVLLRDLLRPLRNLNDAPSLSNYLESFYTLRKPVSSTINTLAGALYKVFCASPDPARQEMREACFAYLSLGGICSYGPVSLLSGLNPRPLHLFLHFFAVAIYGVGRLMLPFPSPKRMWLGFRLILSASGIILPIIKGEGVRQMFFPATIPAYYRYPPVH